In Prochlorococcus marinus XMU1411, one genomic interval encodes:
- a CDS encoding NAD-dependent epimerase/dehydratase family protein, with protein sequence MKKILVTGGNGYKGTLLVNRLLAMGYRVKSIDTNWFGDYLLNHPNLEKVIKDIRNISKSDFKDVSTIIHLANIANDPAVELNPILSWEVNVLASQRIASFALDSGVENIIYASSGSVYGISDKEKVTEKIDLCPISEYNKTKMVAERVFLSYQNDMKIFCIRPATVCGVSPRMRLDVAVNILTYSALKNNLIKVFGGNQIRPNIHIDDICGIYEFFLLNANNIPSGCFNAGFENISIMDIAKRVKNQIPSCNIQVEESNDPRSYRQCSDLLLSLGYKPEKTVNDAINDIIKAFKEGTLNDSKMAYTVKRLKELSIR encoded by the coding sequence ATGAAAAAAATTCTAGTAACAGGTGGTAATGGATATAAAGGAACTCTATTAGTTAATAGACTTTTAGCTATGGGGTATAGAGTAAAATCAATAGATACCAATTGGTTTGGTGATTATTTATTAAATCATCCAAATTTAGAAAAAGTTATAAAGGATATTCGAAACATATCTAAAAGTGATTTTAAGGATGTAAGTACAATAATTCATTTGGCTAATATTGCGAATGATCCTGCTGTTGAATTGAATCCAATTTTAAGCTGGGAAGTTAATGTACTTGCTAGTCAAAGAATTGCTTCCTTCGCATTAGATTCAGGAGTAGAAAATATTATCTATGCCAGTTCTGGTAGTGTTTACGGTATAAGTGATAAAGAAAAAGTTACAGAAAAAATTGATTTATGCCCTATTTCAGAATATAACAAAACCAAAATGGTCGCAGAGAGAGTTTTTCTTAGTTATCAAAATGATATGAAAATTTTTTGTATTAGGCCAGCTACAGTTTGTGGAGTTTCTCCCAGAATGAGATTAGATGTAGCAGTAAATATCCTTACCTATTCTGCTTTGAAAAATAATTTAATTAAAGTATTTGGTGGTAATCAAATTAGACCTAATATTCATATTGACGATATTTGTGGGATTTATGAATTCTTTCTTTTAAATGCAAATAATATTCCTTCAGGTTGCTTTAATGCAGGTTTTGAAAATATCTCAATAATGGATATAGCTAAAAGAGTTAAGAATCAAATCCCTAGCTGTAATATACAAGTTGAGGAATCAAACGATCCAAGATCATATAGGCAATGTAGCGATCTTTTGCTCTCTCTTGGATATAAGCCAGAAAAAACAGTAAATGATGCTATTAATGATATTATAAAAGCTTTTAAAGAAGGCACTTTAAATGATAGTAAGATGGCCTACACTGTAAAGAGATTAAAAGAACTATCTATAAGATGA